The genomic stretch ATAAATACCCACGCGTCATCAGTTTCATCGACTCGCTGCCGCGCACCGAAACGGGCAAGCTCAAACGCTTTGAATTGCGTACGCTCAAGTAGCCCGTCAACCAGCGCCTCTTTCCACGGCAGCCATCTTGCATGGGACCCACCGCATGGCTGCTGCTTTCGTCGAAGAGGCGAGCAACTAGAGCCCCACCTCGGCACAACATCCTTATGATGTGACACTTCACAGGCCAACGTCACTCGACCCATGCTGATCGTCCATCATCTGAACAACTCCCGCTCGCAACGCGTGTTGTGGCTGCTCGAAGAACTCGGCGTGCCGTACGAGATCAAGCGCTACGAGCGCGACCCGAAAACGATGCTGGCGCCGCCCGAGCTGCGCGCGGTCCATCCGCTAGGCAAGTCGCCCGTGATTACCGACGACGGTCAGACCCTCGCCGAATCCGGCGCAATCATCGAGTATCTGGTCGACAAGTACGGTCAAGGCCGTTTCGCGCCCGCAGCGGGCACGCCTGATCGGCTGCGTTACACCTACTGGATGCACTATGCGGAAGGCTCGGCAATGCCGCCGCTGCTGCTCAAGCTGGTGGCGCTGCGCATCGCCAGCGCACCCATGCCGTTCTTCGCCAAACCGATCGCCCGCAAGATCGCCTCGACGCTGCAATCGAGCTTCATCGATCCGCAGTTGAAGCTCCATCTCGGCTACATCAATAAGGAATTGAGCGCGACGGGCTGGTTCGTCGGCAACGATTTCACGGCGGCCGATGTGCAGATGAGCTTTCCGCTCGAAGCCGCCACCGCACGCGGCGGCATGGAAGGGCAGATTCCCGCCGTAGTCGATTTCCTGAAGCGCATTCACGCGCGGCCGGCTTATCAACGGGCGCTGGAGCGCGGCGGCAAGTACGAACTACTGGGTGGCGATTAACGGCAAACGCCGCCTGGGAATTCGTAGTTGTGGGTCAAAAGTCGCGGGTGCTAGACTAAAATTTCCTATTGCGCTCAACGGGTTGCCGACCGGATTTCCGGCTTCGTGCCGTGCGGCGGCACATTTGGCACCCGGTTGAACCGCTTGTGCCCGCTTGTGCCCGCTTGCATGCGATTGCATCTGCTTGATCAAGGTAAAAGGAGTCCCTGCATGACCCATTCCATCCACGGCAACAAACGCTGGCTGGCGCTGATCGTCCTGTGCCTCGGTGTGCTCATGATCGTGCTCGATACGACGATCGTGAACGTTGCCTTGCCGTCGATCGCCGCGGACCTCGGCTTTACCGAGACCTCGCTGGTGTGGGTGGTCAATGCGTACATGCTTACCTTCGGCGGCTGCCTCCTGCTGGGCGGGCGGCTGGGCGATCTGTACGGCCACCGCAAGCTGTTCCTCGGCGGCATCACGCTGTTCACGCTGGCGTCGCTCGCATGCGGCATGGCGAATTCGCAGATCCTGCTGATATGCGCGCGTGCCGTGCAGGGTTTGGGCGGCGCGGTCGTCTCCGCGGTTTCGCTGTCGCTGATCATGAATCTGTTCACCGAGACCGGCGAACGGGCCAAAGCGATGGGCGTGTACGGCTTTGTCTGCGCGGGGGGCGGCAGCATCGGCGTATTGCTCGGCGGTCTGCTGACCAACCTGCTGAGCTGGCACTGGATCTTTCTCGTCAACCTGCCGATTGGCATCGCCGTCTACGCGCTGTGCGTCGCGCTCTTGCCGTCGGCACGCGGTCATGCTCACGGCGAACGGCTCGACGTGGCCGGCGCGGTGACGGTGACGGCTTCGCTGATGCTCGCCGTGTACGCAGTCGTGAACGGCAATGAGGCCGGCTGGACCTCGGCGCAGACGCTGGGCCTGCTGTTCGCCGCGCTCGCGCTTCTGGCCGTGTTTCTCGTTATTGAAGCGCGCGTGCAGCATCCGTTGATGCCGCTCGGTCTGTTCCGCTTGCGCAATGTCGCGACCGCCAACGTGGTCGGCGTACTGTGGGCGGCGGCGATGTTCGCGTGGTTCTTCATCTCCGCGCTGTATCTGCAGCGCGTGCTAGGTTACCGGCCCTTGCAGGTCGGGCTCGCGTTTTTGCCGGCCAATCTGATCATGGCGTTCTTTTCGTTGGGCCTCTCGGCGCGCGTGGTGATGCGCTTCGGCCTGCGCCTTCCGCTTGCCGTCGGGCTGCTCGTCGCGGCGTGTGGCCTCGCGCTGTTCGCACGGGCACCGGTCAACGGCAGCTTCGTGCTCGACGTGCTGCCTGGCATGATCATGCTCGGTTTCGGCGCGGGCATCGCGTTCAATCCCTTGCTGCTGGCTGCCATGAGTGATGTCGATCCGAGCGATTCGGGCCTCGCGTCCGGTATCGTCAATACGTCGTTCATGATGGGTGGCGCACTCGGCCTCGCCGTGCTCGCGAGTCTCGCTGCCGCGCGCAGCGGCGCGATGCAGGTTTCCGAAAGCGCTACGGCGGCGCTCAATAGCGGCTACCACGTGGCGTTTCTGTTCGGTGCGATCTTCGCGGCGGCGGCGGGTGTGCTGGGCGGTTTGCTGTTGCGTCCTGGGCAGCCAGGCGGCGCCAAAGCGGTAGCCGAAGCCGAAGCGGAAGCACACGGTCACGGCGGGTCCACGCCGGCACAACCGCATGGCGCAGGGAATGCGGCGACAACAGAAAACTACTGACCGGCTCCCACCTGAAACCAGGCCGATCGCGGTCAATCCAGCCCAACGGCAAAACCGCAAGCGCGATCAAATGCGCCGCGTCGCGCCTGGCTATGCTGGCTTCATGCTGACATGAGAGCCGATATGAACCCCGTTGGAAAAGCGCTCTGGTTTATCGAGAGCCATTTTGCCCGCGAGCTGACGCTCGACGACATCGCCAACTGTGGATGCGTGTCGCGCTTTCACCTGACGCGTGCTTTCGAAGCGGCCACTGGGTTTTCGGTGATGCGCTACGTTCGCGCGCGCCGTTTGAGCGAAGCGGCACGGCACCTCGCCGACGGCGCCCCCGACATCCTGACGGTCGCCGTCGACGCCGGTTACGGTTCTCACGAAGCATTCACGCGCGCGTTTCGCGAGCAATTCGGACTCACACCCGAAGCGCTGCGCGCGCGTGGCCACCTCGACAACATTGCCATCGTGGAGCCGATCAAAATGGACGAAACCCTTCTCACGCATCTCGAACCGCCGCGTTTCGAAGACGGCAAACCGTTTCTCGTCGCGGGCTTAAGCGAGCGCTATACCAGCGAAACCTGCGCCGCGATTCCTTCGCAGTGGCAGCGCTTTGGCGACTACTTCGGCAAAGTGCCGGGCCAGGTCGGCAACGTGGCGTATGGCGTCTGCTACAACGCCGACGACGCCGGCAATGTCGATTATCTGTGCGGTGTCGAAGTCAGCGACTTCTCGGCATTGCCCGCCGAGCTGGGCCGCTTGCGCATTTCCCCGCAGCGCTACGCGGTGTTCAGCCACCGCGAGCATATCTCGACCGTGCGGCGCACCTGGAACACGATCTGGAATCAGTGGCTGCCTGCTTCGGGACATACTCCCGCCGATGCGCCGAACTTCGAACGCTATGACGAGAAGTTCGATCCGGTCAGCGGCATGGGTGGGCTCGAGATCTGGCTGCCGTTGAAGGCTTCTTAGGACCCGCAAGGAAGAAAATCACATCGGCGTCAACTGGCAGTTGCGCCAGTACGGTCGCCAAGAGCGGCTGCACCGCCATCTGGAGACATCGGACACACTGGCACGCGGGCTCACTTATCTTTCCGGCCTGCGTGTTTGGATTAGCACCCCGTACTGTCTCGGAGTGGACGAAAGCGGTTCAGGCGGGTTTGTCGAACCGATCGGGCGTGCTCGCGCTCCACAGCACTTCGAACAGACTGCACTCGAACGCAAAGAACTCCGCGCTTTGAATGGACAGCGCGTAGTGCTCGGCCCGCGATGAAATGAAGGCCACGGTGTCGTCGTACAGATAGGTCGTGATGCCCACTTCGAAATCGGCGGGCGCAAAGCGGAGTTCGCGGCGATCGCGCGTCGACGATCGCCACAGATCGCGCGTATCGCTTGGACCCGAGCGGATCACGCGCAGGTTGATGCCCGCACGGACGCGTTGCGCGACGATACCCCTGATGACCTCGACGCCGGGCATCTGAAACAGCTCGCTGTTCGACATCACGGCGCGCAACTCCTTGCTCTGACATTCGAGCGTTTCGTTGAGCACGGTCTTGATCCCTTCGATGCCCGAGAAATAGCGCACCTTCGGTTTTCCACCGGCTGAGTTGTGAATCGAGCGCAGTCGCGGGAGCACTTCCTGAACGAGCTGACGTTGCGCCTCGATACGCCTCAGCAGAGCAATTGGATCCTGCGGAATCACGTAGCTGCGCGCGCCTTTCTGCACGGTCGCGACGAGTCCATCGGCGAGCAGCCGGTCGAGCACTTCGTATGCGTTGGTGCGGCCGATACCCGCCTTCTGGGCGATGGAAGCGACCGTCGCCTCGCCGAGTTCGAGCGAAGCCAGATAGAAGTCGGCCTTGTTTCCGTCGATGCCGGCCGCCTGGAGCATCTCGATAAGGTTCATTTTCTCCAACCGATCCGGGAAGGTGACGGTCGCTGCACGCCGATTCGTTCGGTTGAATAGTACAGTAAAAATATATACAAATCAACGAGATAGGCGAGATTATGAATTCTTTTCACGTTTCCAAATGACGCATGCCGGACGCCCAATTAGCATTCATCTCAGTCAATCCGTTGACGCCCGGAGTCGATGAACCACATTGACCCGAAGCTGGCAAGCGGCAGAGCGGTCGGTTCGCACGCCTACATCCTATGTAATCCTATTGGAGCTATCTCATGGTCGAGTGGAAAGAGACGATTCACGACATCAATTCTCGCCTCAAGGAACTGTCCACACGCACGCCGGACACCCTTCGCGGTTTTGCCCTTGTCGCCGGTGCGGGCGCCAACACCAACCATCTTGGCGCGAAGACGCGTGAACTCATCGCGCTGGCCGTCGCAGTCACCACGCGCTGCGATGGTTGCATCGCCTTTCATGCAGCGGAGGCCGTCAAGCTCGGCGTCCCGGACGCGGAAATCGCAGAAGCGCTCGGCGTTGCCATCAACCTGAACGCCGGCGCTGCCATCACCTACAGCACGCACGTGCTGGATGCCATCGAAACGCTGAAGCAAGCCTGATTACCCAAACACGCTGAAAGGAACCGATCATGAGCAATCCAAAACTTGAAGTACTGACACCGCAAAACTCCCAGCTGCTTTTCATCGACCAACAGCCGCAGATGGCATTTGGCGTCCAATCCATTGACCGGCAGGTGCTGAAGAACAATGTGGTGGGCCTCGCCAAGGCAGCGAAGATATTCAACATTCCGACCACCATCACCTCGGTCGAATCGCAAAGTTTCTCGGGCTTTACCTACCCCGAACTGCTCGACGTATTTCCCGGCCAGCCGGTGCTCGAACGCACGTCGATGAACTCCTGGGATGACCAGAAGGTTCGTGACGCGCTGGCTGCGAATGGACGCAAGAAGATCGTGGTTTCCGGCCTGTGGACGGAGGTTTGCAACAACACCTTCGCACTCAGCGCCATGCTGGAAGGCGGCTACGAGATCTACATGGTTGAAGATGCCTCGGGTGGCACGTCGAAGGACGGGCACGACTATGCCATGCAGCGCATGATCCAGGCAGGCGTCGTGCCTGTGACGTGGCAACAGGTGATGCTCGAATGGCAGCGCGACTGGGCGCG from Paraburkholderia phytofirmans OLGA172 encodes the following:
- a CDS encoding glutathione S-transferase; protein product: MLIVHHLNNSRSQRVLWLLEELGVPYEIKRYERDPKTMLAPPELRAVHPLGKSPVITDDGQTLAESGAIIEYLVDKYGQGRFAPAAGTPDRLRYTYWMHYAEGSAMPPLLLKLVALRIASAPMPFFAKPIARKIASTLQSSFIDPQLKLHLGYINKELSATGWFVGNDFTAADVQMSFPLEAATARGGMEGQIPAVVDFLKRIHARPAYQRALERGGKYELLGGD
- a CDS encoding DHA2 family efflux MFS transporter permease subunit, with product MTHSIHGNKRWLALIVLCLGVLMIVLDTTIVNVALPSIAADLGFTETSLVWVVNAYMLTFGGCLLLGGRLGDLYGHRKLFLGGITLFTLASLACGMANSQILLICARAVQGLGGAVVSAVSLSLIMNLFTETGERAKAMGVYGFVCAGGGSIGVLLGGLLTNLLSWHWIFLVNLPIGIAVYALCVALLPSARGHAHGERLDVAGAVTVTASLMLAVYAVVNGNEAGWTSAQTLGLLFAALALLAVFLVIEARVQHPLMPLGLFRLRNVATANVVGVLWAAAMFAWFFISALYLQRVLGYRPLQVGLAFLPANLIMAFFSLGLSARVVMRFGLRLPLAVGLLVAACGLALFARAPVNGSFVLDVLPGMIMLGFGAGIAFNPLLLAAMSDVDPSDSGLASGIVNTSFMMGGALGLAVLASLAAARSGAMQVSESATAALNSGYHVAFLFGAIFAAAAGVLGGLLLRPGQPGGAKAVAEAEAEAHGHGGSTPAQPHGAGNAATTENY
- a CDS encoding AraC family transcriptional regulator, with the protein product MNPVGKALWFIESHFARELTLDDIANCGCVSRFHLTRAFEAATGFSVMRYVRARRLSEAARHLADGAPDILTVAVDAGYGSHEAFTRAFREQFGLTPEALRARGHLDNIAIVEPIKMDETLLTHLEPPRFEDGKPFLVAGLSERYTSETCAAIPSQWQRFGDYFGKVPGQVGNVAYGVCYNADDAGNVDYLCGVEVSDFSALPAELGRLRISPQRYAVFSHREHISTVRRTWNTIWNQWLPASGHTPADAPNFERYDEKFDPVSGMGGLEIWLPLKAS
- a CDS encoding TrmB family transcriptional regulator — translated: MNLIEMLQAAGIDGNKADFYLASLELGEATVASIAQKAGIGRTNAYEVLDRLLADGLVATVQKGARSYVIPQDPIALLRRIEAQRQLVQEVLPRLRSIHNSAGGKPKVRYFSGIEGIKTVLNETLECQSKELRAVMSNSELFQMPGVEVIRGIVAQRVRAGINLRVIRSGPSDTRDLWRSSTRDRRELRFAPADFEVGITTYLYDDTVAFISSRAEHYALSIQSAEFFAFECSLFEVLWSASTPDRFDKPA
- a CDS encoding carboxymuconolactone decarboxylase family protein; protein product: MVEWKETIHDINSRLKELSTRTPDTLRGFALVAGAGANTNHLGAKTRELIALAVAVTTRCDGCIAFHAAEAVKLGVPDAEIAEALGVAINLNAGAAITYSTHVLDAIETLKQA
- a CDS encoding hydrolase translates to MSNPKLEVLTPQNSQLLFIDQQPQMAFGVQSIDRQVLKNNVVGLAKAAKIFNIPTTITSVESQSFSGFTYPELLDVFPGQPVLERTSMNSWDDQKVRDALAANGRKKIVVSGLWTEVCNNTFALSAMLEGGYEIYMVEDASGGTSKDGHDYAMQRMIQAGVVPVTWQQVMLEWQRDWARRETYDAVMKVVREHSGAYGMGVDYAYTMVHKAPQRTDGPHEIVPAVPAG